In Sphingopyxis sp. FD7, a single window of DNA contains:
- the recO gene encoding DNA repair protein RecO encodes MASLSADAIVCAVRAHGEHGAILRALTHEAGLVAGYVRGGRSRRLRPILVPGNRVALELRSRTEAQLGGATVELLESRAPLLGEPLAAAAIDWVTSLTAATLPEEQPYPALYMVLSAVLEAIGVAPSARQWALALGRYELLLLAELGFGLESRPNVAASSSMADALDLLSLTGYFIDRDLLDGRNRALAGVRQRLIDRLGRAVA; translated from the coding sequence TTGGCCAGCCTGAGCGCCGATGCCATCGTCTGCGCGGTGCGCGCGCATGGCGAGCATGGCGCGATCCTGCGCGCGCTGACGCACGAGGCGGGGCTGGTCGCGGGCTATGTCCGCGGCGGGCGGTCGCGGCGGCTGCGGCCGATCCTGGTGCCCGGCAATCGCGTCGCGCTGGAACTGCGTTCGCGCACCGAGGCGCAGCTTGGCGGCGCGACCGTCGAGCTGCTGGAAAGCCGCGCGCCCTTGCTCGGCGAACCGCTGGCGGCGGCGGCGATCGACTGGGTGACCAGCCTGACCGCGGCCACCTTACCCGAAGAACAGCCTTATCCTGCGCTTTATATGGTGTTGTCGGCGGTGCTGGAGGCGATTGGCGTCGCACCCTCGGCGCGGCAATGGGCGCTCGCGCTTGGCCGTTACGAGCTGCTGCTGCTCGCCGAACTGGGGTTCGGGTTGGAAAGCAGGCCCAACGTGGCGGCCAGTTCCTCCATGGCCGACGCGCTCGATCTCCTGTCGCTCACCGGCTATTTCATCGACCGCGACCTGCTCGACGGGCGCAATCGTGCCTTGGCGGGCGTGAGGCAAAGATTGATCGACCGGCTGGGCAGGGCGGTTGCGTGA
- the rpmF gene encoding 50S ribosomal protein L32 — protein sequence MAVPKRKTSPSKRGMRRSHDSLKVEAFQECPNCGELKRPHNLCNACGHYNGREVVSVGA from the coding sequence ATGGCCGTTCCCAAGCGAAAAACCTCGCCCTCGAAGCGCGGCATGCGTCGCAGCCACGACAGCCTGAAGGTCGAAGCCTTTCAGGAATGCCCCAACTGCGGCGAACTGAAGCGCCCGCACAATCTTTGCAACGCCTGCGGCCACTATAACGGCCGTGAAGTGGTGTCGGTCGGCGCGTAA
- a CDS encoding LysR family transcriptional regulator produces MKRTHLPLNALRVFDAAARHLSFTRAADELAVTPAAVGQQIRALEDMLGVVLFRRTPKGLELTGEAQAGLDALRQGFLQFEESVRAMQAGQSSQSLTIAAPRDLTAKWLAPRLARYSQQAPDVRFTLVSADTGIDFTEANLDLAIFWTDSAGEHEGVALSEPLMVTVAGPGAGSDTRIAWPGCPVADGEPALRLGDAGLAIDAAANGLGHANVPAMLAEADIAAGRVRQVGEPVEVKRGYWLVAPTPQWRQAKVKALVAALTA; encoded by the coding sequence ATGAAGCGCACGCACCTGCCCCTCAACGCGCTCCGCGTCTTCGACGCCGCGGCCCGGCATCTGAGCTTCACGCGCGCCGCCGACGAGCTGGCGGTGACGCCCGCGGCGGTGGGGCAACAGATTCGCGCGCTCGAGGATATGCTGGGCGTCGTGCTGTTCCGCCGCACGCCCAAGGGGCTGGAGCTGACGGGCGAGGCGCAGGCGGGGCTCGATGCGCTGCGGCAGGGCTTTTTGCAGTTCGAGGAATCGGTGCGCGCGATGCAGGCGGGGCAGTCGTCGCAATCGCTGACGATCGCCGCGCCGCGCGACCTGACCGCCAAATGGCTCGCGCCGCGGCTTGCCCGCTACAGCCAGCAGGCGCCCGACGTGCGCTTTACGCTCGTTTCGGCCGATACGGGGATCGATTTCACCGAAGCGAACCTCGACCTCGCGATCTTCTGGACCGACAGCGCGGGCGAGCATGAGGGCGTGGCGCTGTCGGAGCCGCTGATGGTCACCGTCGCGGGGCCTGGCGCGGGCAGCGATACGCGCATCGCCTGGCCCGGCTGTCCGGTCGCCGACGGCGAGCCGGCGCTGCGGCTGGGCGACGCGGGACTCGCGATCGATGCCGCGGCGAACGGCCTCGGCCATGCCAATGTTCCCGCGATGCTGGCCGAGGCCGACATTGCCGCGGGCCGCGTGCGGCAGGTGGGTGAGCCGGTAGAGGTCAAGCGCGGTTACTGGCTCGTCGCGCCGACGCCGCAATGGCGGCAGGCGAAGGTCAAGGCGCTCGTCGCGGCGTTGACCGCCTGA
- a CDS encoding PaaI family thioesterase, with amino-acid sequence MDFAATMPLAGTLGVTIDEGSKDRVAGKLPVRPEICTAGNIVHGGAIMAFADCLGAVGAFLSLPDGASGTTTIESKTSFLGGGPVGAVLVGEATPVKIGKRLSVWQTRIRTEEGADVALVTQTQLVLWPA; translated from the coding sequence ATGGATTTCGCCGCCACCATGCCGCTTGCGGGCACGCTCGGCGTGACGATCGACGAGGGCAGCAAGGATCGCGTCGCGGGCAAGCTCCCTGTGCGCCCCGAAATCTGCACTGCGGGAAATATCGTCCACGGCGGCGCGATCATGGCCTTTGCCGATTGCCTGGGTGCGGTCGGCGCCTTCCTGTCGCTGCCCGATGGCGCGAGCGGCACGACGACGATCGAGAGCAAAACCAGTTTTCTCGGCGGCGGGCCGGTGGGCGCGGTGCTGGTCGGTGAAGCAACCCCGGTAAAGATCGGCAAGCGCCTGTCGGTGTGGCAGACGCGCATCCGCACCGAAGAAGGCGCCGACGTCGCGCTGGTGACGCAGACGCAGCTGGTGCTTTGGCCAGCCTGA
- the leuB gene encoding 3-isopropylmalate dehydrogenase, with protein sequence MRILLLAGDGIGPEIMAEAEKVVAALALPVELDRALVGGAAYEATGHPLPPETLAKAKAADAILFGAVGDPRFDNVERHLRPEQAILGLRSELGLFANLRPARLFSGLEDSSALRPEVASAIDLLIVRELNGDVYFGEKGTRTTARGEREGYDVMSYSESEVRRIAHVAFKAAQGRKGRLCSVDKANVLETSQLWRDVMVGVAADYPDVALTHMYVDNAAMQLVRNPGQFDVVVTGNLFGDILSDQASMCVGSIGLLASASLGDGTRGLYEPIHGSAPDIAGKGVANPLAMILSLAMLLRHSADDEAHAARIEAAVARVLADGCRGADLGGTMGTAALGDAVVTALNG encoded by the coding sequence TTGAGAATCCTGCTGCTGGCTGGCGACGGTATCGGTCCGGAGATCATGGCGGAGGCCGAGAAGGTCGTTGCTGCGCTTGCGCTGCCTGTCGAACTCGATCGCGCGCTCGTCGGCGGCGCGGCGTATGAAGCCACAGGGCATCCGCTGCCGCCCGAAACGCTGGCGAAAGCGAAGGCTGCCGATGCGATCTTGTTCGGCGCGGTCGGCGATCCGCGGTTCGACAATGTCGAGCGGCATTTGCGCCCCGAACAGGCGATCCTCGGGCTGCGGTCCGAACTGGGCCTGTTCGCCAACCTCCGCCCGGCAAGGCTGTTTTCGGGGTTGGAGGACAGTTCGGCGCTGCGCCCCGAAGTCGCGTCGGCCATCGACCTGCTGATCGTCCGTGAACTCAATGGCGACGTCTATTTCGGCGAGAAAGGCACGCGCACGACGGCCCGTGGCGAGCGCGAAGGCTATGACGTCATGTCGTACAGCGAAAGCGAGGTGCGGCGCATCGCGCATGTCGCGTTCAAGGCGGCGCAGGGACGTAAAGGACGGCTCTGCTCGGTCGACAAGGCGAATGTCCTCGAAACCTCGCAGCTGTGGCGCGACGTGATGGTCGGGGTGGCCGCCGACTATCCCGACGTGGCGTTGACCCATATGTATGTCGACAATGCCGCGATGCAGCTGGTGCGCAATCCGGGGCAGTTCGACGTCGTCGTCACCGGCAATCTGTTCGGCGACATTCTTTCGGATCAGGCATCGATGTGCGTGGGCTCGATCGGGCTGCTCGCCTCGGCGTCGCTGGGCGACGGCACGCGGGGGCTGTACGAGCCGATCCACGGCAGCGCCCCCGACATCGCGGGCAAGGGCGTCGCCAATCCGCTGGCGATGATCCTGTCGCTCGCGATGCTGCTGCGCCATTCGGCGGACGACGAGGCCCATGCGGCGCGGATCGAGGCGGCGGTGGCGCGCGTGCTCGCCGACGGCTGCCGCGGCGCCGATCTGGGCGGAACGATGGGCACGGCGGCATTGGGCGATGCGGTTGTGACGGCTTTGAACGGATAG
- the parE gene encoding DNA topoisomerase IV subunit B produces MSHDLFDAAIPASDSYNASQIEVLEGLEPVRRRPGMYIGGTDERALHHLAAEVIDNSMDEAVAGHATRIEVTLDIGNRLTIIDNGRGMPVDPHPRFPDKSALEVIMTMLHSGGKFEGKAYATSGGLHGVGVSVVNALSVETEIEVARAKQLYRQRFARGVPLGPLEELGPTPNRRGTSVSFIPDPEIFGEHGRFKPQRLYRMARSKAYLFAGVEIRWKCAPELIGDDTPADAVFQFPGGLADHLKEQIGTRECATAEPFVGRQDFPGDQGRAEWAIAWPLWSDGSYSWYCNTIPTPAGGTHEAGLRAALTKGLRAFGELIGQKKAAQITAEDVFNGGEMMLSVFIRDPQFQSQTKDRLSSPEAARLTENAVRDHFDHFLSDNMDRGRALLGLVLDRMDERLKRKAEREVKRKTATSGRKLRLPGKLTDCANDGPEGTELFIVEGDSAGGSAKQARDRKTQAILPIRGKILNVASASADKIRANQEIADLALALGCGMRKDCDADRLRYEKIVIMTDADVDGAHIATLLMTFFFQEMPDIVRNGHVYLAQPPLYRLTAGATSAYARDDAHRAELEATLFKGKKVEVGRFKGLGEMNPNQLKETTMDPATRSLLRVTLPQEYEERHQVKDLVDRLMGKHPEHRFQFIQANAASLDEAAIDA; encoded by the coding sequence ATGAGTCACGATTTGTTCGACGCCGCGATCCCCGCTTCCGACAGCTATAATGCGTCGCAGATCGAGGTGCTGGAGGGGCTCGAACCCGTCCGCCGCCGCCCCGGCATGTATATCGGCGGCACGGACGAGCGCGCGCTGCACCACCTCGCCGCCGAAGTGATCGACAACAGCATGGACGAAGCCGTCGCGGGCCACGCGACGCGCATCGAGGTGACGCTCGACATCGGCAACCGGCTGACCATTATCGACAATGGGCGCGGGATGCCCGTCGATCCGCATCCCAGGTTTCCGGACAAGTCAGCGCTCGAGGTCATCATGACCATGCTTCATTCGGGCGGCAAGTTCGAGGGCAAGGCCTATGCGACATCGGGCGGCCTCCACGGCGTCGGCGTCAGCGTCGTCAACGCGCTGTCGGTCGAAACCGAGATCGAGGTCGCGCGGGCGAAGCAGCTTTACCGCCAGCGCTTCGCGCGCGGTGTGCCGCTCGGCCCGCTCGAAGAACTCGGCCCGACCCCCAATCGCCGCGGCACCAGCGTGTCCTTCATCCCCGACCCCGAAATCTTCGGCGAGCATGGCCGCTTCAAGCCGCAGCGGCTTTACCGCATGGCGCGATCAAAGGCCTATCTGTTCGCGGGCGTCGAAATCCGCTGGAAATGCGCACCCGAACTGATCGGCGACGACACGCCCGCGGACGCGGTGTTCCAGTTCCCCGGCGGCCTGGCCGACCATTTGAAGGAGCAGATCGGCACGCGCGAATGCGCGACCGCCGAGCCTTTCGTGGGGCGCCAGGACTTCCCCGGCGACCAGGGCCGCGCCGAATGGGCGATCGCCTGGCCGCTGTGGTCGGACGGCTCGTACAGCTGGTATTGCAACACGATTCCGACCCCCGCGGGCGGGACGCACGAGGCAGGGCTGCGCGCCGCGCTCACCAAGGGCCTGCGCGCGTTCGGCGAGCTGATCGGACAGAAGAAGGCGGCGCAGATCACCGCCGAAGACGTGTTCAACGGCGGCGAAATGATGCTGTCGGTGTTCATCCGCGATCCGCAGTTTCAGAGCCAGACCAAGGACCGCCTGTCGAGTCCCGAGGCCGCGCGCCTGACCGAAAATGCCGTGCGCGATCATTTCGACCATTTTTTGTCAGACAATATGGACCGCGGCCGCGCGCTCCTCGGCCTCGTTCTCGACCGCATGGACGAGCGGCTGAAGCGCAAGGCGGAGCGCGAGGTCAAGCGCAAGACCGCGACGAGCGGCCGCAAGCTCCGCCTGCCTGGCAAGCTTACCGACTGCGCGAACGACGGCCCCGAAGGCACGGAATTATTTATCGTCGAAGGCGACAGCGCGGGCGGCAGCGCCAAACAGGCGCGCGACCGCAAGACGCAGGCGATCCTGCCGATCCGCGGCAAGATATTGAACGTCGCGAGCGCCAGCGCCGACAAGATCCGCGCCAATCAGGAAATCGCCGACCTCGCGCTCGCGCTGGGTTGCGGGATGCGCAAGGATTGCGACGCCGACCGGCTGCGCTACGAGAAAATCGTCATTATGACCGACGCCGATGTCGACGGCGCGCATATCGCGACCTTGCTGATGACCTTCTTCTTTCAGGAAATGCCCGACATCGTGCGGAACGGGCATGTCTATCTGGCGCAGCCGCCGCTCTACCGCCTGACCGCGGGCGCGACGTCGGCCTATGCGCGCGACGACGCGCATCGCGCCGAGCTGGAGGCCACGCTGTTCAAGGGCAAGAAGGTCGAGGTCGGACGTTTCAAGGGCCTGGGCGAGATGAACCCCAACCAACTCAAGGAAACGACGATGGACCCCGCCACGCGCAGCCTGCTGCGCGTGACGCTGCCGCAGGAATATGAGGAGCGCCATCAGGTCAAGGATCTGGTCGATCGACTGATGGGCAAGCATCCCGAACATCGCTTCCAGTTCATCCAGGCCAACGCCGCCAGCCTCGACGAGGCCGCGATCGACGCTTGA
- the apaG gene encoding Co2+/Mg2+ efflux protein ApaG, producing MIDSFFPFSATTGPVTVRVAVSYLPEQSHPALGRWFWAYHVRVENHGDSAVQLLSRHWRISDARGQVSEVEGEGVVGEQPLIGAGGAYDYVSGCPLPTPEGSMVGSYTMEMSDGSQMLVAIPHFPLVAPATAL from the coding sequence ATGATCGACTCCTTCTTCCCCTTCTCCGCGACCACCGGACCCGTGACCGTGCGCGTGGCGGTAAGCTATCTGCCCGAACAATCGCACCCGGCGCTCGGCCGCTGGTTCTGGGCCTATCATGTGCGCGTCGAAAATCACGGCGACAGCGCGGTGCAGCTGCTCTCGCGCCACTGGCGGATCAGCGACGCGCGCGGCCAGGTGAGCGAGGTCGAGGGTGAGGGTGTCGTCGGCGAACAGCCGTTGATCGGCGCGGGCGGCGCCTATGACTATGTATCGGGCTGCCCGTTGCCGACCCCCGAAGGGTCGATGGTCGGCAGCTATACGATGGAAATGAGCGACGGGTCGCAGATGCTCGTCGCGATCCCGCACTTCCCGCTCGTGGCGCCCGCGACGGCCTTATGA
- the plsX gene encoding phosphate acyltransferase PlsX has translation MALTPRIAIDAMGGDVGVRVMLAGAAMARHKHDGLRFILVGDEQRIKAALGSHPNLRAASDIIHTDGVVSGEDKPSQALRKAKSTSMGLAIDAVKRGDAGGAVSAGNTGALMAMAKLALRTMPGIDRPALAALLPSLGDNDVVMLDLGANTECDATNLVQFAVMGAAYARTAMGLERPRVALLNIGTEELKGTDEIREAAALLRGAEGLPMQFTGFIEGDKLSRGDVDVIVHDGFSGNIALKTIEGTARFVTDLLRRAFTSSTRSKIGFLISRPATELLRHHLDPNNHNGAVFLGLNGVVLKSHGSADAKGVANCVHLCAELIEKDITRQVTEDLANFRRGDAA, from the coding sequence ATGGCACTGACACCGCGAATCGCAATCGATGCGATGGGCGGTGACGTCGGTGTGCGCGTGATGCTCGCCGGCGCCGCGATGGCGCGCCACAAGCATGACGGCCTCCGTTTCATCCTCGTCGGTGACGAGCAGCGGATCAAGGCGGCACTGGGCAGCCACCCCAACCTGCGCGCGGCGTCGGACATCATCCACACCGACGGCGTGGTGTCGGGCGAAGACAAGCCGAGCCAGGCGCTGCGCAAGGCAAAAAGCACCTCGATGGGGCTCGCGATCGACGCGGTGAAGCGCGGCGACGCCGGGGGCGCCGTGTCGGCGGGCAACACCGGCGCGCTGATGGCGATGGCGAAGCTTGCGTTGCGCACGATGCCGGGGATCGACCGGCCCGCGCTCGCGGCGCTGTTGCCGTCGCTTGGCGACAATGACGTCGTGATGCTCGACCTTGGCGCCAATACCGAGTGCGACGCGACCAACCTGGTTCAGTTCGCCGTCATGGGCGCGGCCTATGCGCGCACCGCGATGGGGCTGGAACGCCCGCGCGTGGCCCTGCTCAACATCGGCACCGAGGAGTTGAAGGGCACCGACGAAATCCGCGAAGCCGCGGCGCTGCTGCGCGGGGCGGAAGGGCTGCCGATGCAGTTCACCGGCTTTATCGAGGGCGACAAATTGTCGCGCGGCGATGTCGATGTGATCGTCCATGACGGTTTTTCGGGCAATATCGCATTGAAGACGATCGAGGGCACGGCGCGCTTTGTGACGGACCTCCTCCGCCGCGCCTTTACCTCGTCGACGCGTTCGAAGATCGGCTTCCTCATCTCGCGCCCCGCGACCGAGTTGCTGCGCCACCATCTCGACCCCAACAACCACAACGGCGCGGTGTTCCTCGGCCTCAACGGCGTGGTGCTCAAAAGCCATGGCAGCGCCGATGCCAAGGGGGTCGCCAACTGCGTCCACCTGTGCGCCGAGCTGATCGAAAAGGATATTACGCGCCAGGTGACCGAGGATCTCGCAAATTTCCGCCGCGGCGACGCCGCATGA
- a CDS encoding outer membrane protein → MKLAALLAATAASVLAVPAVAQDNRDPSQDFDGPYISIGGGATLQGSDRGETLVFDTNRDGSYGDTVTTVGGTDAFSPGFCNGAATSSANIGCRNDKDGPEFFGRLGYDKRMGNFVLGAVVEGGHSVARDSVSGFSTTPASYTMSREADYQANARLRAGYTPGGGALFYVTGGGAYARLDNKFTTTNTANSFADNGKTNAWGYTVGGGAELMLTNNIGLGLEYLYTDVKDNDYVVNVGPGTAPATNPFLLNGGGTDIRRSDPHFRTHSVRGTLSYRF, encoded by the coding sequence ATGAAACTCGCAGCTCTCCTCGCCGCCACGGCGGCATCCGTGCTGGCTGTTCCTGCCGTTGCGCAGGACAACCGCGACCCGTCGCAGGACTTCGACGGCCCCTATATCTCGATCGGCGGTGGCGCGACGCTTCAGGGAAGCGACCGCGGCGAAACGCTGGTGTTCGACACCAACCGCGACGGCAGCTATGGCGACACCGTCACCACAGTGGGCGGAACCGACGCTTTCTCGCCGGGCTTCTGTAACGGCGCGGCCACAAGCTCCGCCAATATCGGCTGCCGCAATGACAAGGACGGTCCGGAGTTTTTCGGGCGCCTCGGCTATGACAAGCGTATGGGCAATTTCGTCCTCGGCGCGGTGGTCGAGGGCGGTCACAGCGTCGCGCGCGACAGCGTGAGCGGCTTTTCGACCACGCCGGCAAGCTACACGATGAGCCGCGAGGCCGATTATCAGGCGAATGCCCGCCTGCGCGCGGGCTATACGCCGGGCGGCGGCGCGCTCTTCTATGTCACCGGCGGCGGCGCTTATGCGCGGCTCGACAACAAGTTCACCACGACGAACACCGCGAACAGCTTTGCCGACAATGGCAAGACGAATGCGTGGGGTTACACCGTCGGTGGCGGCGCCGAGCTGATGCTGACGAACAATATCGGCCTCGGACTCGAATATCTCTACACCGACGTCAAGGACAATGACTATGTTGTCAACGTCGGGCCGGGGACCGCGCCTGCGACCAACCCGTTCCTGCTGAACGGCGGTGGCACCGACATCCGTCGCAGCGACCCGCATTTCCGCACCCACAGCGTACGCGGGACGCTGAGCTATCGTTTCTGA
- a CDS encoding trans-sulfuration enzyme family protein translates to MKKTTGLDRSKTKSWHPATQAVRGGTWRSEHGETSEALFLTSGYTYDSAEEVAARFAGEAQGMTYSRLQNPTVAMLEERIALMEGAEACRTQATGMAAMTTALLCQLSAGDHIVAAKAAFGSCRWLIDHLCPRFGIETTVVDGRDNDAWERAIKANTKVFFFETPANPTMDIVDMRHVCALAKAHGITTVVDNAFATSALQRPMDFGADVVAYSATKLMEGQGRVLAGAVCGSEKFINEVLLPFQRNTGPNLSPFNAWVVLKGLETLALRARRQSENALAVGKFVESRVPRILHPGLASHPQHDLAKSQMDDCGPIFSFILDGREQAMALLNALELVDISNNIGDSRSLCCHPASTTHYGVSAEARADMGVVEGMLRINIGLEDPRDIIADLDQALTRVGL, encoded by the coding sequence ATGAAGAAAACGACGGGTCTGGACCGCAGCAAGACGAAGAGCTGGCATCCCGCGACGCAGGCGGTGCGCGGCGGCACCTGGCGCAGCGAACATGGCGAGACGTCGGAGGCGCTCTTCCTGACCTCGGGCTATACCTATGACAGCGCCGAGGAGGTCGCCGCGCGCTTTGCCGGCGAGGCGCAGGGCATGACCTATTCGCGGCTCCAGAACCCGACCGTGGCGATGCTGGAAGAACGCATCGCGCTGATGGAGGGCGCCGAGGCGTGCCGGACGCAGGCGACCGGCATGGCGGCGATGACCACCGCGCTGCTCTGCCAATTGTCGGCGGGCGACCATATCGTCGCGGCCAAGGCGGCGTTCGGGTCGTGCCGCTGGCTGATCGACCATCTCTGCCCGCGCTTCGGCATCGAGACGACGGTCGTCGATGGCCGCGACAATGATGCGTGGGAACGCGCGATCAAGGCGAACACCAAGGTATTCTTCTTTGAAACCCCCGCCAATCCGACGATGGACATTGTCGACATGCGGCATGTGTGCGCGCTGGCGAAGGCGCATGGCATCACCACCGTCGTCGACAACGCCTTTGCGACGAGCGCGCTCCAGCGGCCGATGGATTTCGGCGCCGACGTCGTCGCCTATTCGGCGACCAAGCTGATGGAGGGGCAGGGGCGCGTGCTCGCGGGGGCGGTGTGCGGGAGCGAAAAGTTCATCAACGAGGTGCTGCTGCCGTTCCAGCGCAACACCGGGCCGAATCTGTCGCCCTTCAATGCGTGGGTCGTGCTGAAAGGGCTGGAGACGCTCGCTCTGCGCGCGCGGCGCCAGTCGGAAAATGCGCTTGCCGTCGGCAAGTTCGTCGAGAGCCGCGTGCCGCGCATCCTGCATCCGGGCCTCGCGAGCCATCCGCAGCATGATCTGGCGAAAAGCCAGATGGACGATTGCGGGCCGATCTTCTCCTTCATCCTCGACGGGCGCGAACAGGCGATGGCGCTGCTCAACGCGCTCGAACTCGTCGATATATCCAACAATATCGGCGATTCACGCAGCCTTTGCTGCCACCCCGCGTCGACCACCCACTATGGCGTCAGCGCCGAGGCGCGCGCCGACATGGGGGTGGTCGAGGGAATGCTGCGCATCAACATCGGGCTGGAAGACCCGCGCGACATCATCGCCGATCTGGACCAGGCATTGACCAGGGTCGGGCTTTAG
- a CDS encoding MAPEG family protein, giving the protein MMILPISLTIAAGAALLNLWLAVRVGRVRTREKVFIGDGGNEPLTRRMRAHSNFVENTAFVLILLALVELGLGSSMWLWGVGALYLVGRILHAIGMDGMMWGRMVGTIITMLTQLGLALGALAIVYLTPTSITTTEIEETVEIAQ; this is encoded by the coding sequence ATGATGATCTTACCGATCAGCCTGACGATTGCCGCCGGGGCGGCGCTGCTCAACCTGTGGCTTGCGGTTCGCGTCGGCCGTGTGCGGACCAGAGAGAAGGTCTTTATCGGCGATGGCGGCAACGAGCCGCTGACGCGGCGGATGCGCGCGCACAGCAATTTTGTCGAGAATACGGCGTTCGTGCTGATCCTGCTCGCGCTCGTCGAACTCGGCCTCGGCTCGTCGATGTGGCTGTGGGGCGTCGGCGCGCTCTATCTCGTCGGCCGCATCCTGCACGCGATCGGCATGGACGGAATGATGTGGGGCCGCATGGTCGGCACGATCATCACCATGCTGACCCAGCTCGGCCTCGCGCTCGGCGCGCTGGCGATCGTCTATCTGACGCCCACCAGCATCACGACGACCGAAATCGAGGAAACGGTCGAAATCGCGCAATAG
- a CDS encoding serine hydrolase: MIRKPVLAALLLSLSTAPVAAQSPEMQAATTTAFEQRAAQLVALLNGEIAFADYFDPTFQAAIPEAQFKAMTANLIAQYGQPFAVEKATSSDGRSGSLSLRFEKGVAAVLLDVGAGADTRVIGLRLTGFEMANDSLDKVTAEIATLPGMTGFLVAELDGDGIRPLASTNADQQFAVGSTFKLYILDELAAQVAAGERQWSDVVPLSHPSFSSAGTANWPKDTPVTLQSLANWMISVSDNSATDTLIHLLGRDRIEARMRAAGHSAPSRNIPFLTTVEAFALKGNNFAAERAAFVAGDDAAQRRLLDANRDRLTLANVDGVSFAGVPRFIDSLEWFASPNDVARVMIDLRKRQSPEAMATMAINPGVNPGAVRDWSWLGYKGGSELGVISMSLLGRRKSDGKWFVVTASWNNPDAPVATETLVGLVTRLLALAAR, from the coding sequence ATGATCCGCAAACCCGTTCTTGCCGCGCTCCTGCTGTCGCTTTCGACCGCTCCCGTCGCCGCGCAGTCGCCCGAAATGCAGGCCGCGACCACGACCGCATTCGAACAGCGCGCGGCGCAGCTCGTCGCGCTCCTCAACGGCGAAATCGCCTTTGCCGACTATTTCGACCCGACCTTCCAGGCGGCGATCCCCGAGGCGCAGTTCAAGGCGATGACCGCCAACCTGATCGCCCAATATGGCCAGCCGTTTGCGGTTGAAAAGGCGACTTCCAGCGACGGCCGCTCGGGATCGCTGTCGCTGCGGTTCGAAAAAGGCGTCGCGGCGGTGCTGCTCGACGTCGGCGCGGGTGCCGACACGCGGGTGATCGGCCTGCGCCTGACCGGCTTTGAAATGGCGAACGACAGCCTCGACAAGGTGACCGCGGAAATCGCCACACTCCCCGGAATGACTGGCTTCCTTGTCGCCGAACTCGACGGTGACGGCATCCGCCCGCTCGCCTCGACAAATGCCGACCAGCAATTCGCCGTCGGTTCGACGTTCAAGCTCTATATCCTCGACGAACTGGCGGCACAGGTCGCGGCGGGCGAACGCCAATGGTCTGACGTCGTGCCGCTGTCGCACCCCAGCTTTTCGTCGGCGGGCACCGCAAACTGGCCAAAGGATACGCCGGTGACGCTGCAAAGCCTCGCCAACTGGATGATTTCGGTCAGCGACAACAGCGCGACCGATACGCTGATCCACCTGCTCGGCCGCGACAGGATCGAAGCGCGGATGCGCGCCGCGGGGCACAGTGCGCCGTCGCGCAACATTCCCTTCCTCACCACGGTCGAAGCCTTCGCGCTCAAGGGCAATAATTTTGCAGCCGAACGCGCGGCCTTCGTTGCGGGCGACGATGCGGCGCAGCGCCGGCTGCTCGACGCCAATCGCGACCGGCTCACCCTCGCCAATGTCGACGGCGTCAGCTTTGCCGGCGTGCCGCGCTTTATCGACAGCCTCGAATGGTTCGCCAGCCCCAATGACGTCGCCAGGGTGATGATCGACCTGCGCAAGCGGCAGTCGCCGGAAGCGATGGCGACGATGGCGATCAATCCCGGCGTGAACCCCGGCGCGGTCAGGGACTGGTCGTGGCTCGGCTACAAGGGAGGGTCCGAACTCGGGGTGATTTCGATGAGCCTGCTGGGGCGGCGCAAATCGGACGGCAAATGGTTCGTCGTCACGGCGAGCTGGAACAATCCCGACGCGCCGGTCGCCACCGAAACGCTGGTCGGGCTGGTCACGCGGCTGCTTGCACTCGCTGCGAGATAG